GCCGAAGGCCTGGAAAAATACCTGGGTGCCAAGTTCCCGGGCGCCAAGCGTTTCTCCCTGGAAGGCGGCGACGCCCTGATCCCCATGACCAAGGAACTGATTCGCCGTTTCGGTGAAAAGGGCGGTCGTGAAGTGGTGATCGGCATGGCCCACCGGGGCCGTCTGAACATGCTGGTCAACGTGCTGGGTAAACGCCCGCAAGACCTGTTTGATGCCTTTGCCGGCAAGCATGACACCAACAGCTCCGGTGACGTGAAATACCACATGGGGTTCAGCTCCGACTTTGATACCCCGGGCGGTCCGGTTCACCTGGCGCTGGCGTTTAACCCGTCACACCTGGAAATCGTCAACCCTGTGGTCATGGGCTCGGTGCGCGCGCGGATGGATCGGCTTGAGAACCCGGACGGCCGTCAGGTACTGCCGATCACCATTCACGGCGACTCGGCCTTTATCGGCCAGGGCGTGGTGGCTGAAACCTTTAATATGTCGCTGACCCGGGGCTACGGGGTGGGCGGCACCGTGCGTATCGTGATCAACAACCAGGTTGGCTTTACTACCTCCAACCCGCGCGATACCCGTTCTACCGAATACTGTACCGACATCGCCAAGATGGTGCAGGCGCCGATTTTCCACGTGAACGCGGATGATCCGGAAGCCGTGGTACAGGTGACTCAGCTGGCACTGGACTTCCGTAACGAGTTCGGTCGCGACGTGGTGATCGATCTGGTGTGTTACCGTCGTCATGGTCACAACGAGGCCGACGAGCCGAGCGCTACCCAGCCGCTGATGTACCAGAAGATCAAGAAGCACCCCACGCCGCGCAAGATTTACGCGGACAAGCTGATTGACAAGGGCACGGTGTCGGCAGAAGAAGTCACCTCCATGATCAACGAATACCGCGACGCCCTGGATCACGGTGAGTGTGTGGTCAAGGAATGGCGGCCGATGCAGAAGCATTCCGTCGACTGGTCACCCTATCTGGGTCACGAGTGGGACATGGCCTGGGACTCTACCTATGGTATGGACAGGCTCAAGGATCTGGCAGACCGGCTGACCCGTTATCCGGAAACCCACACTCTGCAGCGCCAGGTGTCCAAGATTTATGAAGACCGCAAGCGCATGGCTCGGGGCGAGAAGCTGGCGGACTGGGGTTTTGCCGAGACACTGGCTTACGCCACCCTGTGTGACAACGGTTACGAAGTACGTCTCACCGGTCAGGATTCCGGCCGGGGTACCTTCTTCCACCGCCATGCAGTATTGCACAACCAGAACGATGCCAGCATCTATACCCCGCTGTGCTACCTGTCGGAAGATCAGGGTCAGTTCCAGGTATACGACTCGGTACTGAGCGAAGAAGCGGTCATGGCCTTTGAATATGGTTACGCCACCGCCGAGCCCGTGGGTCTCACCGTCTGGGAAGCCCAGTTCGGTGACTTCGCCAACGGTGCCCAGGTGGTGATCGACCAGTTCCTTGCCGCCGGCGAGCAGAAATGGGGCCGCATGTGCGGTTTGACCCTGCTGCTGCCTCATGGCTACGAAGGCCAGGGCCCCGAGCACTCCAGTGCCCGCCTTGAGCGCTATCTGCAGCTGTGCGCCGAGCACAACATGCAGGTGTGTGTGCCCACCACGCCGGCCCAGGTGTTCCACATGCTGCGTCGCCAGGTGCTGCGCCCCATGCGTCGCCCGCTGGTGGTGATGACGCCGAAGTCGCTGCTGCGCCATCCGCTGGCCGTTTCCGAGCTGGAAACCCTGGCCAACGGTACCTTCCAGAACGCCATCGGAGAAATTGATGATCTGGATCCCAAAGGCGTCAAGCGTGTGATTCTTTGTGCCGGCAAGGTGTATTACGATTTGCTCGAAGCGCGTCGCAAGAACGAACAGACCGATGTGGCCATCATTCGGATCGAGCAGCTGTACCCGTTCCCTCAGGAAGAGGTTGCCGCAATTCTGGCCGACTACCAGCACGTGCAGGACTTCGTCTGGTGTCAGGAAGAGCCGCAAAACCAGGGCGCCTGGTACTGCAGCCAGCATCATTTCCGGGCTGCCATTCCGGAAGGCGCCAAACTGAGCTACGCCGGCCGTGAAGCCTCTGCTTCTCCGGCAGTGGGTCACCCCTCGGTTCACTTACAACAACAAAAGGCGTTGGTGGAAGACGCACTGACGTTGACCAAAGCTTAATGCACTAAGGACATATTGATGAGCATCGAAATCAAGGTTCCCGACCTCCCCGAATCCGTTGCCGACGCCACTATCGCCACCTGGCACAAGCAGCCTGGCGACAGCGTAGAGCGCGACGAAGTGATCGTCGATATCGAAACCGACAAGGTGGTACTGGAAGTACCGGCCCCCGAGGCCGGTATTCTGGAAGCCATTATGGAAGACGCCGGCGCCACCGTGCTGGGCCAGCAGGTGATTGGCAAGCTCAAGCAGGGCGCCAAGGCCGGCGAAGAGACCAAGGAAAAGCCCGCCGCCACCAATGGTGAAGCCAAGACCGAGGCCAAGGCTGACGCCGCCGACAGCGACGATCTGAGCCCGGCGGTACGCCGCCTGGTGGCCGAGCACAACATTGATGTGAGCAAGCTGTCCGGCTCCGGCAAGGGCGGCCGCATCACCAAGGAAGACGTGGAAGCCTTTATCAAGGGCGCCGGTCAGGCCAAGACCGCCGACAAGCCGGCGGCAGCCAAGGCCGAAGCGCCGCTGGTGCCTGCCGGCGCGCGCGAAGAGAAGCGTGTTCCCATGACCCGTCTGCGCAAGCGCGTGGCCGAGCGTCTGCTGGAAGCCAAGAACACCACCGCCATGCTGACCACCTTCAATGAGGTCAACATGAAGCCGATCATGGAACTGCGCAAGCAGTATCAGGACATCTTTGAGAAGCGCCACGGCATTCGCCTGGGCTTTATGTCCTTCTATGTGAAGGCGGTAGTGGAGTCACTCAAGCGTTACCCGGAAGTGAACGCCTCCATCGATGGTAGCGATATCGTTTACCACAACTACTTTGATGTCAGCATCGCCGTGTCCACGCCTCGTGGCCTGGTTACCCCGGTACTGCGCGATTGTGATCGCCTGAGCCTGGCCGACATCGAGAAGAGCATCAAGGATCTGGCCATCAAGGGCCGTGATGGCAAGCTGACCGTGGATGACATGACCGGCGGTAACTTCACCATCACCAATGGTGGTGTGTTCGGCTCCTTGATGTCTACCCCCATCATCAACCCGCCGCAAAGCGCCATTCTGGGTATGCACAAAATCCAGGATCGTCCCATGGCGGTAGACGGCAAGGTGGAAATCCTGCCGATGATGTACCTGGCTCTGTCTTACGATCACCGTTTGATCGACGGCCGCGAGTCGGTTGGCTTCCTGGTGTCCATCAAGGAGCTGTTGGAAGACCCGACCCGTCTGCTGCTGGACGTGTAAGCCAACAATAACTAAAAAAGGGCGGGCTGGTTCCCGCCCTTATTATGCCCTGAACCCAACACAACAACGGAAACACAACATGAATTTGCATGAATATCAGGCAAAACAGCTGTTCGCCGAATACGGTCTGCCCGTATCCGAAGGCTACGCATGTGACAACCCGCAGGAAGCGGTAGAGGCGGCCAGCAAGATCGGCGGCAACATGTGGGTGGTTAAATGTCAGGTCCATGCCGGTGGTCGCGGCAAGGCAGGCGGCGTCAAGCTGGCCAAGAGCAAGGAAGAGATCCGCGAGTTCGCGGAGCATTGGCTGGGCAAGAATCTGGTAACCTACCAGACCGACGCCAAGGGACAACCGGTCGCCAAGATCCTGGTGGAATCCTGTACTGACATCGACAAAGAACTCTACCTGGGCGCGGTTGTTGACCGTGGTACCCGTCGTGTGGTGTTCATGGCATCAACCGAAGGTGGCGTGGAAATTGAGAAGGTGGCCGAAGAGACCCCCGAACTCATCCACAAGGCTGCCATCGATCCTCTGGTGGGCCCGCAGCCCTACCAGGGTCGTGAACTGGCATTCAAACTGGGCCTGAAAGGCGACCA
The Oceanimonas doudoroffii DNA segment above includes these coding regions:
- the sucA gene encoding 2-oxoglutarate dehydrogenase E1 component, producing MHNGVMQAWLDSSHLAGANATYVEDLYEAYLADPDSVSDEWRTVFDGLPAAEAPVQDQPHSQVRDYFRRLAKDTSRYATPVSDPHTDAKQVKVLQLINAYRFRGHQNARLDPLDLWNRETVAELDPAFHNLTGADLDATFNVGSYAIGTETMKLKDLVTALKKTYCGSVGAEYMHITSTEEKRWIQSRLEPVVGEPQYSTEDKQRFLDSLTAAEGLEKYLGAKFPGAKRFSLEGGDALIPMTKELIRRFGEKGGREVVIGMAHRGRLNMLVNVLGKRPQDLFDAFAGKHDTNSSGDVKYHMGFSSDFDTPGGPVHLALAFNPSHLEIVNPVVMGSVRARMDRLENPDGRQVLPITIHGDSAFIGQGVVAETFNMSLTRGYGVGGTVRIVINNQVGFTTSNPRDTRSTEYCTDIAKMVQAPIFHVNADDPEAVVQVTQLALDFRNEFGRDVVIDLVCYRRHGHNEADEPSATQPLMYQKIKKHPTPRKIYADKLIDKGTVSAEEVTSMINEYRDALDHGECVVKEWRPMQKHSVDWSPYLGHEWDMAWDSTYGMDRLKDLADRLTRYPETHTLQRQVSKIYEDRKRMARGEKLADWGFAETLAYATLCDNGYEVRLTGQDSGRGTFFHRHAVLHNQNDASIYTPLCYLSEDQGQFQVYDSVLSEEAVMAFEYGYATAEPVGLTVWEAQFGDFANGAQVVIDQFLAAGEQKWGRMCGLTLLLPHGYEGQGPEHSSARLERYLQLCAEHNMQVCVPTTPAQVFHMLRRQVLRPMRRPLVVMTPKSLLRHPLAVSELETLANGTFQNAIGEIDDLDPKGVKRVILCAGKVYYDLLEARRKNEQTDVAIIRIEQLYPFPQEEVAAILADYQHVQDFVWCQEEPQNQGAWYCSQHHFRAAIPEGAKLSYAGREASASPAVGHPSVHLQQQKALVEDALTLTKA
- the odhB gene encoding 2-oxoglutarate dehydrogenase complex dihydrolipoyllysine-residue succinyltransferase, yielding MSIEIKVPDLPESVADATIATWHKQPGDSVERDEVIVDIETDKVVLEVPAPEAGILEAIMEDAGATVLGQQVIGKLKQGAKAGEETKEKPAATNGEAKTEAKADAADSDDLSPAVRRLVAEHNIDVSKLSGSGKGGRITKEDVEAFIKGAGQAKTADKPAAAKAEAPLVPAGAREEKRVPMTRLRKRVAERLLEAKNTTAMLTTFNEVNMKPIMELRKQYQDIFEKRHGIRLGFMSFYVKAVVESLKRYPEVNASIDGSDIVYHNYFDVSIAVSTPRGLVTPVLRDCDRLSLADIEKSIKDLAIKGRDGKLTVDDMTGGNFTITNGGVFGSLMSTPIINPPQSAILGMHKIQDRPMAVDGKVEILPMMYLALSYDHRLIDGRESVGFLVSIKELLEDPTRLLLDV